Proteins encoded within one genomic window of Brassica rapa cultivar Chiifu-401-42 chromosome A09, CAAS_Brap_v3.01, whole genome shotgun sequence:
- the LOC103839580 gene encoding transcription factor MYC3 yields the protein MDDHRSRVSLSPPDAHMSNYFLNQSTATDDDNASAAMEAFIGTNHWSQQPSLPPPPPPSLSQFNEDTLQQRLQTLIESAGERWTYAIFWQISHDFDSPAGENTVILGWGDGYYRGEEDKEKKKKQSSSSNPAEQEHRKRVIRELNSLIAGGGAGVSDEANDEEVTDTEWFFLVSMTQSFVNGVGLPGESFLNSRVIWLSGSGALTGSGCERARQGEVYGLQTIVCIAAENGVVELGSSEVISQSSDLMDKVNGLFNGNGGGEASSWGFNLNPDQGENDPALWLSEPNLTGIEPVQETPAIENAADLNFSSSGLNQNGNFKQGSSSNKKRSPVGKDEEMLSFSTVVRSAAKSVDSDHSDIEASVVKEAIIVEPEKKPRKRGRKPANGREEPLNHVEAERQRREKLNQRFYSLRAVVPNVSKMDKASLLGDAISYINELKTKLQQAETDKEEVQKQLDRMSKEGGGSRRAKERKSNLDSASSVEMEIDVKIIGWDVMIRVQCGKKNHPGARFMEALKELDLEVNHASLSMVNDLMIQQATVKMGSQFFNHDQLKAALMLKVGEDS from the coding sequence CGACGATAACGCCTCCGCCGCGATGGAAGCTTTCATCGGAACAAATCACTGGTCACAACAACCAtcccttcctcctcctcctcctccgtcacTGTCTCAGTTCAACGAAGATACTCTCCAGCAACGTCTCCAAACGCTGATCGAATCCGCGGGTGAGAGATGGACTTACGCGATCTTCTGGCAGATCTCGCACGATTTCGACTCTCCCGCCGGAGAGAACACGGTGATTCTCGGGTGGGGAGACGGGTACTACAGAGGAGAGGAagacaaagagaagaagaagaaacagagctCGAGCTCGAATCCGGCGGAGCAGGAGCATCGGAAGAGAGTAATCCGGGAGCTTAACTCGTTAATTGCCGGCGGCGGAGCCGGAGTTTCCGACGAAGCCAACGACGAGGAGGTTACGGATACAGAGTGGTTCTTCTTGGTTTCGATGACGCAGAGCTTCGTCAACGGCGTTGGGCTCCCCGGAGAGTCTTTTTTAAACTCCCGCGTGATTTGGTTATCCGGGTCGGGTGCGTTAACCGGGTCGGGCTGCGAGCGGGCCAGGCAAGGCGAGGTTTACGGGTTGCAGACGATAGTGTGTATCGCTGCGGAAAACGGCGTCGTTGAGCTTGGTTCGTCGGAGGTGATAAGTCAAAGCTCAGATCTGATGGATAAAGTCAACGGTCTCTTTAACGGTAACGGTGGAGGAGAAGCTTCTTCTTGGGGGTTTAATCTCAATCCCGATCAAGGAGAGAACGATCCTGCTTTGTGGTTATCTGAACCGAACTTAACCGGAATCGAACCGGTTCAGGAAACGCCCGCGATTGAGAACGCCGCTGATTTGAACTTCTCGAGCTCAGGGCTGAACCAAAACGGTAACTTTAAACAAGGGTCGTCAAGCAACAAGAAGAGATCTCCGGTTGGGAAAGACGAAGAAATGCTTTCTTTCAGCACGGTGGTTCGATCCGCGGCGAAGTCAGTGGACTCTGATCATTCCGATATCGAAGCATCGGTGGTTAAGGAGGCGATTATCGTCGAACCGGAGAAGAAACCGAGGAAACGGGGGAGAAAACCGGCTAACGGGAGAGAAGAGCCGTTGAACCATGTGGAAGCAGAGAGGCAGCGAAGGGAGAAGCTAAACCAGAGATTCTACTCGTTGAGAGCTGTGGTTCCCAACGTTTCGAAAATGGACAAGGCTTCTCTTCTTGGAGACGCCATTTCGTATATCAACGAGCTGAAAACGAAGCTGCAGCAAGCGGAGACCGATAAGGAAGAGGTTCAGAAGCAGCTAGATCGGATGAGCAAGGAAGGTGGCGGGTCTAGGAGGGCGAAAGAGCGAAAATCGAACCTAGATTCCGCGAGTTCTGTGGAAATGGAGATTGATGTGAAGATCATAGGTTGGGATGTGATGATACGTGTACAATGCGGCAAGAAGAATCATCCTGGTGCGAGGTTCATGGAAGCGCTTAAGGAGTTGGATTTGGAAGTGAATCATGCTAGTTTATCTATGGTGAATGATTTGATGATTCAACAAGCTACTGTGAAGATGGGAAGCCAGTTTTTCAATCATGATCAGCTCAAGGCTGCTTTAATGTTGAAAGTTGGAGAAGACAGTTAA